The genomic window AGAAAGGTACCAATCAAAAACTGCGCGGTGGCACAAGCAATGGCCTTATAAGGAATCTTAGTAGAGCTTTTCTTAAACTTTAATATGTGAGCTCTCACTGTACATCTTTGCAACTTAAAGCTCGCTTCGGCCGGTAAAGTTTCCTTCTGACGATGAATGTGTCCACTGTCAGTGCTGGAGAGCTTTGAGTATTTCACTTTGCTACTGGGGATCCCGGCAGCCACGCTGGTGCGAGAGGGCACCATAACCGGCAGAGTGGATGGCGAGCTCGCCCCCTGCAGCAGGCGGAGGCGTCAGGGCCCCGCGCCCGCCCAACGGCTGCCCCGAGCCCCGCGGAGGCTCGCTTCAGCATCTCCCTTTCATCTAACACCCCCTAAAGAACTGTTTCTGCAAGACTGCTGTGTTCTTGATGGATATTCTTCTTTCATTGTGAAAAGTTGCGATTACTTTGATAGTCTGATGT from Meles meles chromosome 5, mMelMel3.1 paternal haplotype, whole genome shotgun sequence includes these protein-coding regions:
- the LOC123942763 gene encoding transmembrane protein 230-like isoform X2; this translates as MVPSRTSVAAGIPSSKVKYSKLSSTDSGHIHPHILKFKKSSTKIPYKAIACATAQFLIGTFLVIVGCLLLAGHISKVGANRAVPVLVVGILVFLPGFYHLLIAYRAHRGCQGYSFSDLPTCDD
- the LOC123942763 gene encoding transmembrane protein 230-like isoform X1; the protein is MVPSRTSVAAGIPSSKVKYSKLSSTDSGHIHRQKETLPAEASFKLQRCTVRAHILKFKKSSTKIPYKAIACATAQFLIGTFLVIVGCLLLAGHISKVGANRAVPVLVVGILVFLPGFYHLLIAYRAHRGCQGYSFSDLPTCDD